The following are encoded together in the Glycine max cultivar Williams 82 chromosome 8, Glycine_max_v4.0, whole genome shotgun sequence genome:
- the LOC100781798 gene encoding paired amphipathic helix protein Sin3-like 3 isoform X3: MKRSRDDVYMSSQLKRPMVSSRGEPSGQPQMTSGGAQKLTTDDALAYLKAVKDMFQDKREKYDDFLEVMKDFKAQRIDTSGVIARVKELFKGHKDLILGFNTFLPKGYEITLPLEDEQPPQKKPVEFAEAINFVGKIKARFHDNDRVYKSFLDILNMYRREAKSIAEVYKEVAALFQDHVDLLREFTHFLPDTSGTASNHCGLARNSLLPDRSSAMPIIRQMHVEKRERNIASHGDRDLSADHPDPELDRCLIRADKDQRRHDEKEKGSRDYDHDGISRKRKSGIRAEDSGAEPLHDTDENFGMHPISYACEDKSSLKSMYSPVLGYLDKVKEKLRNPEDYQEFLKCLNIYSKEIIARHELQSLVGNLLGKHADLMEGFDEFLVQCEKNEGFLAGLLKKRHGPKPVKVEDRDRDRDRDDGMKERDRECRERDKSNAIANKDVLVPKTSLYAGKDKYAAKPISELDLSNCEQCTPSYCLLPKNYPIPPASQRTELGAEVLNDHWVSVTSGSEDYSFKHMRKNQYEESLFRCEDDRFELDMLLESVNVATKRVEELLEKVNANIIKGDSPIRIEEHLTALNLRCIERLYGDHGLDVMDVLKKNASLALPVILTRLKQKQDEWARCRSDFNKVWAEIYAKNYHKSLDHRSFYFKQQDTKSLSTKVLLAEIKEISEKKRKEDDVLLAIAAGNRQPIIPHLEFVYPDSEIHEDLYQLIKYSCGEMCTTEQLDKAMKIWTTFLEPMLGVPSRPQGPVDTEDVVKANKNNSAKTGTGIDDGDSSPATNPKNLNTNRNGDENFPSEQSNSCKQWQTSGDNKVKEDNHLDLERSAHKNETLGSSTQHGKVHINASTTDEVSRANKQDHSIERLVNANVSLTLGMELISRRTNVDNASGLTATPSRPGNISGEGGLGLPSLEGADSTRPVTSTNGAINEDTKVHRYHEEVGHFKSEREEGELSPNGGDFEEDNCEVYGHAGLEAVHKGKDGTICRQYQNRHGEEVRGEAGGENDADDEGEESPHRSMEDSENASENGDVSGTESADGEECSREHEENGDHEHDNKAESEGEAEGMTDANDVEGDGASLPYSERFLVTVKPLAKHVPPVLHDKQRTVRVFYGNDSFYVLFRLHQTLYERIQSAKVNSSSAEKKWRASNDTGSSDQYGRFMDALYNLLDGSSDSTKFEDECRAIIGTQSYVLFTLDKLIYKLVKQLQVVATEEMDNKLLQLYTYENSRKPGRFVDLVYHENARVLLHDENIYRIECSPAPTQLSSIQLMDYGYDKPEMTAVSMDPNFSAYLHNDFLSVVPDKKEKSGIYLKRNKRKYAISDEYSSQTLDGLQIINGLECKIACSSSKVAC, encoded by the exons C CTCGGGGCAACCACAGATGACGAGTGGCGGTGCTCAGAAACTAACCACAGATGATGCCTTGGCATATCTCAAGGCAGTAAAGGACATGTTTCAAGATAAGAGGGAAAAGTATGATGACTTTCTGGAAGTCATGAAGGATTTCAAGGCTCAAAG AATTGATACATCAGGTGTCATTGCAAGAGTGAAGGAACTGTTTAAAGGGCACAAAGATCTAATTTTGGGATTTAACACCTTCTTGCCAAAGGGATATGAAATTACACTTCCATTGGAGGATGAACAACCTCCCCAAAAGAAGCCCGTTGAATTTGCAGAAGCCATAAATTTTGTGGGCAAGATTAAG GCTCGTTTTCATGACAATGACCGTGTTTATAAGTCATTTCTAGACATATTAAATATGTACAGAAGGGAAGCCAAGTCTATTGCTGAGGTTTACAAGGAG GTTGCTGCACTTTTCCAGGACCATGTGGATCTTCTTAGGGAGTTTACTCATTTTCTTCCTGATACTTCAGGAACAGCCTCTAATCACTGTGGTTTGGCTCGAAATTCTCTCCTTCCCGATAGGAGCTCTGCTATGCCAATAATTAGGCAAATGCATGTTGAAAAG AGAGAAAGGAACATAGCTTCACATGGTGATCGTGACCTCAGTGCTGACCATCCTGATCCAGAACTTGACAGATGTTTGATTAGGGCCGATAAGGATCAGAGGAGGCATGATGAGAAGGAAAAGGGCAGTAGAGATTATGATCATGATGGTATATCTCGCAAGCGGAAATCTGGTATTAGGGCTGAAGACTCTGGTGCTGAACCATTGCATGATACTGATGAAAATTTTGGCATGCACCCTATCTCATATGCTTGTGAGGATAAAAGTTCTTTGAAAA GTATGTATAGTCCAGTGCTTGGTTACCTTGACAAAGTGAAGGAGAAATTAAGAAATCCTGAGGATTACCAGGAATTTTTGAAGTGCCTAAATATCTACAGCAAGGAAATAATTGCCCGACATGAGTTGCAATCATTG GTGGGCAATTTACTGGGAAAACATGCAGATCTTATGGAGGGATTTGATGAATTTTTGGTTCAATGTGAGAAGAACG AAGGATTCCTTGCTGGTCTCCTGAAAAAAA GACACGGACCAAAACCAGTGAAGGTAGAGGACAGGGATCGAGATCGTGATAGGGATGATGGGATGAAAGAAAGGGACCGCGAATGCCGAGAAAGGGACAAATCCAATGCAATTGCTAACAAGGATGTTTTGGTTCCTAAGACATCTCTGTACGCCGGCAAGGATAAGTATGCAGCGAAACCTATAAGTGAGCTTGATCTTTCGAACTGTGAACAATGCACTCCCAGTTACTGTCTTCTACCGAAAAAT TACCCAATACCACCAGCTAGCCAGAGAACAGAACTTGGTGCAGAGGTGTTGAATGATCATTGGGTTTCTGTTACTTCTGGCAGTGAGGACTATTCCTTTAAACACATGCGCAAAAATCAGTATGAGGAGAGCTTATTTAGATGTGAAGATGACAG GTTTGAACTTGATATGTTGTTAGAGTCTGTAAATGTGGCAACTAAGCGTGTTGAAGAGCTCTTAGAAAAGGTTAATGCTAATATAATTAAAGGAGATAGTCCAATTCGTATTGAGGAGCACTTAACAG CTCTAAATCTTAGGTGCATTGAACGATTATATGGTGATCATGGGCTTGATGTAATGGATGTGCTAAAGAAGAATGCATCTTTAGCTTTGCCAGTCATATTAACCCGCTTGAAGCAGAAACAGGATGAGTGGGCAAGGTGTCGTTCTGATTTTAATAAAGTTTGGGCTGAAATATATGCAAAGAACTATCACAAATCACTTGATCACCGTAGTTTCTACTTTAAGCAGCAGGATACAAAAAGCTTGAGCACTAAAG TCTTACTTgcagaaataaaagaaattagtgagaagaaaagaaaagaagatgaTGTTCTTCTTGCAATTGCTGCTGGAAACAGACAGCCTATTATTCCTCACTTGGAATTTGTGTATCCTGATTCGGAGATTCATGAAGATTTGTATCAACTCATAAAATATTCTTGTGGAGAAATGTGTACAACTGAACAGTTGGATAAAGCAATGAAGATTTGGACAACATTTTTAGAACCTATGCTTGGTGTTCCTTCTCGACCCCAAGGTCCAGTAGATACAGAAGATGTTGTCAAGGCTAATAAGAATAATTCTGCCAAAACTGGCACTGGAATTGATGATGGGGATAGTAGTCCTGCAACAAatcctaagaatttaaacaCTAATAGAAATGGGGATGAGAACTTTCCATCAGAACAATCAAATTCCTGCAAACAATGGCAAACAAGTGGGGATAATAAGGTTAAAGAAGATAATCATCTTGATTTGGAACGCTCGGCACATAAGAATGAAACCTTGGGAAGTAGTACACAGCATGGTAAAGTGCATATAAATGCATCCACGACTGATGAAGTATCAAGAGCCAATAAGCAAGATCATTCCATTGAACGGTTGGTGAATGCTAATGTCTCATTGACCTTGGGTATGGAGCTAATTAGTAGAAGAACAAATGTGGATAATGCATCAG GACTTACTGCTACTCCATCAAGACCTGGTAATATTTCTGGTGAGGGAGGACTTGGTTTACCTTCATTAGAG GGTGCTGATTCTACAAGACCAGTTACATCCACAAATGGGGCCATCAATGAGGACACTAAAGTTCACAGATATCATGAAGAAGTTGGACACTTCAAAAGTGAAAGAGAAGAGGGTGAGTTATCACCTAATGGTGGAGACTTTGAAGAGGATAACTGTGAAGTTTATGGACATGCTGGTTTGGAGGCAGTTCATAAAGGAAAAGATGGTACCATTTGTCGACAATACCAAAATAGACATGGGGAAGAAGTTCGTGGTGAAGCTGGAGGAGAAAATGATGCTGATGACGAAGGCGAAGAAAGTCCCCATAGATCAATGGAGGACAGTGAAAATGCTTCTGAAAATGGTGATGTTTCTGGTACTGAGTCTGCCGATGGTGAGGAGTGTTCTCGAGAACATGAGGAGAATGGAGATCATGAACATGATAACAAGGCTGAGAGTGAAGGTGAAGCAGAAGGAATGACTGATGCCAATGATGTTGAAGGAGATGGTGCCTCATTGCCATATTCAGAGCGCTTTCTTGTCACTGTAAAGCCTCTGGCAAAACATGTTCCTCCAGTGTTGCATGACAAACAAAGGACTGTTCGAGTCTTTTATGGAAATGATTCCTTTTATGTGCTGTTTAGACTTCATCAG ACATTGTATGAGAGGATCCAATCTGCAAAGGTTAACTCATCATCTGCTGAAAAGAAGTGGAGGGCTTCTAATGATACAGGCTCTAGTGATCAATATGGCAG GTTTATGGATGCCCTTTACAATTTACTGGATGGTTCTTCTGATAGTACAAAATTTGAGGATGAGTGTCGAGCTATTATTGGAACTCAGTCATATGTCTTATTCACATTAGACAAGCTGATATATAAACTTGTTAAACAG CTTCAGGTTGTTGCCACCGAAGAGATGGATAACAAGCTGCTTCAACTATATACATATGAAAATTCAAGAAAACCTGGAAGATTCGTTGATTTAGTTTATCACGAAAATGCCCGTGTTCTTCTCCATGATGAGAACATATATCGTATTGAATGT TCTCCTGCACCTACCCAATTGTCGTCTATTCAACTGATGGACTATGGATATGATAAGCCTGAAATGACTGCAGTGTCAATGGACCCTAATTTTTCAGCCTATCTGCACAATGACTTCCTATCTGTTGTCCCTGACAAAAAGGAGAAGTCGGGAATTTACCTGAAGAG GAATAAGCGCAAGTATGCCATTAGTGATGAATATTCAAGCCAGACCTTGGATGGACTACAAATTATCAATGGTCTAGAGTGTAAGATAGCTTGCAGTTCATCTAAG GTTGCATGTTAG